Proteins encoded within one genomic window of Candidatus Nezhaarchaeota archaeon:
- a CDS encoding Lrp/AsnC ligand binding domain-containing protein: MTAYILLRTVIAKEHEVAQAIQGMKGVVEVKVVFGEYDVVVKAQAKNARELDEIVTNIRRINGVVMTSTLIASD, encoded by the coding sequence ATGACCGCATACATACTGTTGAGAACGGTCATAGCGAAGGAGCATGAGGTTGCACAAGCTATTCAGGGAATGAAGGGGGTTGTTGAAGTAAAGGTTGTCTTTGGCGAGTATGACGTCGTGGTAAAAGCTCAAGCTAAAAACGCAAGAGAGTTAGATGAAATAGTAACGAATATAAGAAGGATAAACGGAGTTGTCATGACCTCGACTCTAATAGCTTCAGATTAA